attttttctgctttgatttgagtttttctccctttaatttgagttttttcctcccttaattcgagttttttcctcctttaattcaatgttttcctcctttaattcgggttttcctcctttaattcgagttttcccccctttaatttgttttccccCCTTTAATTCGAGTTTTCCTCCTCTGATtcgatttttccttcctttaattctatttttcttcctttgattcaAATTTTCCCTCTTTCAATTCGAGTTTTCTCTCCTTAATTCAAGTTTTCCCCCCATCAATTCAAGTTTCCCCCTCCTTTAATTCGAGTTTTCCCCCCTTTAATTCGAGTTTTCCTCCTCCAATtcgatttttccttcctttaattcgatttttcttcctttgattcgAGTTTTCCCTCCTTCAATTTGAGTTTTCCCTCCTTAATTCaagttttcctcctttaattcgagttttcctcctttaattcgagttttcctcctttaattcgAGTTTTCCTCCTCTAATTTGAGTTTTCCTCCTCTAATTCAATTTTTCCCTCCTTCAATTCGAGTTTTCCCCCCTTTGATTCAATTTTTCACTCCTTTAATTCAATTTTTAGCtcctttaatttgatttttccgTGCTTTGATTCgaattttccttcctttaatttgAATTCTCTCTCAATccaattttctcctcctttaatTCGAGTTTTCCCCCCTTTAATTTGAGTTTTTCCTCCTCTAAttccattttttctcctttgatttgagttttcttcccttaattcgagttttttcctcctttaattcaATGTTTTCCCCTTCAATTCGAGTTTTCCCCCCTTCAATTCGAGTTTTCCCCCCGTTAATTCAAGTTTTCCTCCCCTAATtcgatttttccttcctttaattcCATTTTCCTCCTTTGATTTGAGTTTTCCCCGTTTAACTCGAGTTTCTTCCTCCTTTAATTCaatgttttcctcctttaattcgGGTTTTCCTCATTTAATTCGAGTTTTCCcccctttaatttgttttcccccctttaattcgagttttcctcttctaattcgatttttccttcctttaattctatttttcttcctttgattcaaattttccctctttcagttCGAGTTTTCTCTCCTTAATTCAAGTTTTCCCCCCATCAATTCAAGTTTCCCCCTCCTTTAATTCGAGTTTTCCCCCCTTTAATTCGAGTTTTCCTCCTCCAATtcgatttttccttcctttaattcgatttttcttcctttgattcgAGTTTTCCCTCCTTCAATTTGAGTTTTCCCTCTTTAATTCAAGTTTTCCCCCCTTTAATTCaagttttcctcctttaattcaagttttcctcctttaattcgAGTTTTCCTCCTCTAATTCGAGTTTTCCTCCTCTAATTCCAGTTTTCCTCCTCTAATTCAATTTTTCCCTCCTTCAATTTGAGTTTTCCCCCCTTTGATTCAATTTTTCACTCCTTTAATTCAATTTTTAGCtcctttaatttgatttttccctgctttgattcgaattttccttcctttaattcgaattctctctcttttaatccaattttctcctcctttaatTCGAGTTTTCCCCCTTTTAATTGGagtttttcctcttctaattccattttttctcctttgatttgagttttcttcccttaattcgagttttttcctcctttaattcaATGTTTTCCCCCTTCAGTTCGAGTTTTCCCCCCTTTAATTCGAGTTTTCCTCCCGTTAATTCAAGTTTTCCTCCCCTAATtcgatttttccttcctttaattcCATTTTCCTCCTTTGATTTGAGTTTTCCCCGTTTAACTCGAGTTTCTTCCTCCTTTAATTCaatgttttcctcctttaattcgAGTTTTCCCCCGTTAATTCAAGTTTTCCTCCTCTAAttcaatttttccttcctttaattccatttttcctcctttgattaGAGTTTTCCCCCTTTAACtcaagttttttcctcctttaattcaatgttttcctcctttaattcgagtttttctcctttaattcgagttttcctcctttaattcgatttttcccccctttgatTTGAGTTTTCCCCCCTTTGATTTGAGTTTTCCCCCCTTTgatttgagttttctccccttcAATTCGAGTTTTCCCTCCTTTAATTcgatttttcctcctttgatttGAGTTTTCCCCCCTTTGATTCGATTTTTCACTCCTTTAATTCAATTTTTAGCtcctttaatttgatttttccctGCTTTGATTAGAATTTTCCTTACTTTAATTCgaattctctctcttttaatccaattttctccttctttaattcatttttttcctgcttaattcatttttttcctcctttaatttttttttctcctttaatttgtttttttccctcttttaattcaatttttcctcctttaatttgttttttaccTCCTCTTATTCGGTTTTTCCCTCCTCTAATTcgatttttcccccctttaattcGATTTTTCCCCCTCTAATTCGATTTTTCCGTCCTTTAATTCAATTTTCCCCCCCTCTAATTCAATTCCCCCCAATTCGATTTTTCCCTCCTCTAATTCGATTCCCCTCCCAAATtatatttttcccccctctaattctatttttccccctctaatttgatttttccctcctctaattcaattcccccccccccaaattcgatttttccctcctttaacgtcgttttctcctcctctctgccttttttcagGCTCTCCGTCAGGACGCCGAGAAATCCCGCAGCCGCAAAGAGGAAGAAACGGCCGAGGCGTCGCAGCcgaaaaaatccattaaaaaggCAGGTCGGGGGACCCCGATTTCCcggctgggggggacatggggggggggggggggacgcggggggggggtcccggggcaggaaCGGGCGCGACTGaccccgccctccctccccgtGCCAGCGCCGCAAGCGGGTGGCCGGCGCCGAGGGACCCAGCCGCTCCTCCCGGAGAGGATCCCGCCTCGGCAGCCAGGTTTGCCgccgtggaggaggaggaggaggaggaggaggaagattcCCCAAACTCCGGCAGGCGCAGGacggccggggtgggggggtttttttttgggggagggaggggggggagaagggggcaggattctgcctccccgcccccgcgctgacggcggcgggggggggtgggggggtctctgCTCCGTAGGTGGTGGTGATCGAGCAAAACGGCTCCTTCCAGCTGAGGATCCCCAAAAATTTCATCTGCGAGCACTGCTACGGCGCCTTCCGCAGCAGCTACCACCTCAAGAGACACATCCTCATCCACACCGGTAACGGCGATTCCTCGTTAACGCCCCCTTTTCGTTAATTAAACCCCCTTAATTGCGTTTTTGTCTCCCACCCCCTAAGGCGAGAAGCCCTTCGAGTGCGACGTCTGCGACATGCGTTTCATCCAGAAATATCACCTGGAACGTCACAAGCGCGTTCACAGCGGGGAGAAACCCTACCAGTGCGAGCGTTGCATGCAGGTACCGTCCCGCCGGAGCCGGAATCCGTTCGGAATCCAATCCCGAGGGATCCGGATGGGGATCATAACCCCCTCCCCGTTCCCTCCCGCAGAGTTTCTCCAGGACAGATCGGCTACTGCGACACAAACGAATGTGCCAAGGTTGCCAAACCAAGACCCCCGACTCCCAGCTGCTGCTCTAGGAGCCGAGCTTAACCCCGGCACCGGCCGGGAACGCCGACGGCAGCTCCGGGGCAtggttgttttttccttcctctgcccttttattcctctttcttcgttatttttgggggttttttttttcctgggtttttcacCCCGGTTCCAACTCCGGGGGACGGAAGAACCGCCCGGACTTTCAGCCGACTGTAcataacttgggaaaaaaaaacaaaaaaaaaacaaaaaaaacacaaaaaaccttcCTCCGAACCGGCAGAAACCGCAGAAACTGCCTAGAAACCTGCTtcttacccccccccccctttttattcccaaatccccctcctccccctctcagGAAAGGCTTGGACCCCCCCAAGCCGACCTAAAGCGGAGCAAAACCGCGACGCCTCCGGCCCCGATCGCTCCCCCTCGGCCGCCGGACGGGCTCGCGCGGGCGCTCGGCTCTCAGGTAGGAGAGGAGGAACCcgttaaaccccccccccccccttttgggttttggggttggttttttttttaattttggggattttttttctttttttgagaagaaagagggaaaaaaaaaaaaaagcggcgccggggccgcggcggctgcggaggggggcggcggcggcggcgagttCTGCGGcgcttcccttttttcttttcgagatttttagggggttttttttttgggggggggggtgtttggtttccttctcctttccaccTGCGTTTCGGGGCCGTTTCGGGCCGTTTTGGGGCCGTTTTGGGGCCGTTGGGCTCCGCTGGCCTCCACCCCTGGCTGCGGTGGGGGGGGCCGTGACACGccttggcgggggggggtggcgaAACCGAGCCTCACCCAAAAACGGGGCCGTTTGCCGGAAAACCCCAATTCTGAGGGGAAAACCCTCAACCCGAACAGCCTCGGGGGGGGGctgagacccccccccagctgccagccctcctccctgggggggggggcacccctgcTCGCCCCCGAGCCGCGTTTTGGGGACGCTGGAGAAGAACCGGGCTCTTTGGGGACAGTTTGGGGACTCTGACAGTgcctggcagccccccccccccagcgcgaCCCCCCCCAAAGCACAGActtttgaggggggagggggcaaaggGGCCGCATTCGGTTGCCCCCCACCCTGTTCCTGGCACTGCCAGGAGCAGGGGttggcaccggggggggggtggggggggggcgcgTTTTGTGCTGTCTCCGTTGGTGCCACCTCGGGACACCCCAGCGGGAGGGACACCCCCATtttgggacacccccccccaagaagAGCTTCGGCTCGGGCAGCTTCGTGCCGGCAGgagccgagcccccccccccaactccgtCCCCGTCGGCCTTTTGCGTCTCtctgggattttttgggggggccgggaagggtttttttggggggggggggggggtcggacCCTGCCCCggcgttttggggggggggggtgtgaccAAAACCGTTTCAGCGTCTGCGCCCACGAGGGCAAAAGTGCAGCGGCCGCATccggacccccccccaccccggagcccccccccaatcccaggaggggaccccaggggacacccccttcccctccccccggcTTCAAATTTtcggggtggttttttttgggggggggggggatttaaTACACTTATTTTGCtatgggggaggggaaggggggggcagggtgcggccccgggggggggggcagggtgcgTCACTTTTAAACGTAGTTTTTTCTAAGCcgtccccagcctgtgtccccccccccgcgcccccccccgcgtcggtccccgtgtcccccccccccccccccccggcctttagggtttatttaaataaaaactcgtcgggttttttctttttctaccccGGGCTGCGCTtcttaattggggggggggggggaatgggggggggctGGATCCGGGTGGgagttgccccccccccccccccccccagcacccacttatctccctccccggggacccagcacccaccggcgcggggagggggacggTGTCACGCGTTGGGGACGGGGTGGCTCcttttattggggggggggacagagacttgggggggggacagagacttggggggggggacacagacacgggggggggacacagacacGGGGGGGTGCAGCGGGGCGGGTGCCCCACGGGGTGACTGTggggtgtccccggtgtcccctcaCTCCGGCAGGTACCGGGGGTtgacggtggtggtggtggcactCTTGAAGAGGGGGTTGTTCTGTGGGGAGGACACCcgtggggggggggtcagggcccCGTCCTgagtgggtgggggggggacggggtgTGACCCCGGTTTGGGGGTACGTGGGGACGTCACCTCGTTCCAGCGGGCGCGCTGGCGTTCCCGCTGGAAGCGCCGGTATTCCCGCCGGTCGTGGAGCTCCAGGGAGAGGCGGCCCAGTCCCAGCACCAGTagccccagtgccaccagcccgGCCACCAGCCCGGCTACCAGTCCGGCCACGGACCCCTccccggctgcggggagggcagggcctggtcaggaccccccacccagccacGGGGTCCCATGGGGGcaaggacaccccccccccccccagccatgggAGCAAGAACCCCCCCCACCCACGGGGTCCCATGGGGGcaaggacccccccccccaatcacggggtcccatgggtgcaaggaccccccacccatgggtcccATGGGGGcaaggacccccccccccccacagtcacggggtcccatgggtgcaaggacccccccacacacacccagccacggggtcccatgggtgcaaggacacccccccccccccagccatgggAGCAAGAACCCCCCCACCCACGGGGTCCCATGGGTGCAAGgacatccccccccccagccatgggAGCAAGAACCCCCCCCACCCACGGGGTCCCATGGGGGCAAGGACCCCCCCTCCCAGTCACGGGGCCCCATGGGTGCAAGGACCCCCCCCCCTACCCAGCCACGGGGTCCCATGGGTGcaaggacaccccccccccagtcatGGGGTCCCATGGGTGagaggacaccccccccccccccagccaccaggGCCCATGGGGACAAGGagcccacccccccccaggggtcccatgggtgcaaagacacccccccccacccgcaACCACCCAGCCACAGGGGGCCTTTGGGATGTGGGGGTCCCTCAAGcacgggggtcccatgggtgcaaGCACACccacccccctgacccccctggGCATGAGGTCCCTTGGGGTGCAGGGATCCCCCCTCCCCTTGGGCAGGGTGTCCTTTGGGGTGCAGGGCCCtcagggcagggacccccccccgccccaggcagggggtcccttggggtgcagagaccccccccccaggcaggggGTCCCTTGGGGTACGGTGGTCCCTTAGGGTGCAGGGGGTCCCTTGGGGCACAGGGGTCCCTTAGGgtgcagagaccccccccaggcaGGGGGTCCCTCAGGGTGCAGGGGGTCCCTTGGGGCACAGGGGTCCCTTAGGgtgcagagaccccccccaggcaGGGGGTCCCTCAGGGTGCAGGGGGTCCCTTGGGGCACGGGGCTCCCGTAGGGTGCAGAGGGTCCCTGGGGACGTGGcatcccggggtggggggggggcatgggggtccccggggtgcccccGCACTCACCCTCCTCAGCCCAGACGGTCAGCgtcacctccctgccttcctcctcctcctcctcctcctcgccccccccctcgatgaggaagaggaggacgcGGCCGTCCTCGGTCTTCTCCCGGCACCAGgcgcgggggtccggggggggcgcgggcagcaCCCGGGCGGTGACGTGGGTGCAGGCGCGGGTGCAGTTCCCCCGCAGCGGCCCCCGCCCGAAGGCGCCGCAGTCGGCGCagtccctggggacccccggccccgtCAGGGCGCTGCCCTcggccccctgccccagccctgtccccgtgtcccctccgcGCCCCtggcccctgtccccatcccaatcccggcctttgtccccccaccccccggccaccccatccccccccatgtcctttgtccctgtccccatcccctcagCCCCACCGTCCCCCCCATctcgtccctgtccccgtcccccccagccatcctgtccccccatgtcccctgtccccatcccaatccTGGTCCCGTCCCCAAACCCTcagcccccctgtcccctccatgcttgtgtccccagtcccccccatcctatcccatcccatccctgctccctgtccccgtccccccagccatcctgtcccccccatgtcccgtgtccccatcccaatcccagtCTCTGTCCCccaacccccagccccccgtcccctccatgtctgtgtccccagtcccccccatcccatcccatcccatccctgctccctgtccccatccccccagccatcctgtcccccccatgtcccgtgtccccatcccaatcccagtCTCTGTCCCccaacccccagcccccccccgtcccctccagGCTCGTGTCCCCagtcccatcccctccccacccgTGTCCCACGTCCCCCCCCGGGGCTCACCGCAGGCGCTGGCAGGGGGTGCGGCAGGAGGGGCAGCGGGCGCAGAGGGGTCCCAGGTAgccgggctggcagaggcagctcccGCAGACGCAGCGCCCGTGGCCGCTGCACTCCCGCCCGCGCCgcaggcagcccccccggcccagGGGGCACCCGCAGCCGCTGCCCCCGAAGCCCTCGCGGCACCGGCAGGTCCCGCACACGCACTCGCCCCGCTGCGGGCCTGGGCACCGCGCTGGTGTCACACGGCCCCGACGGGCCACCGCggccccgacacccccccccccgccagggcACCCGTtggggacaggacccccatggggacaggggcgtgggatggggacaggacccccatgggacatgggacaggacccccatggggacagggacgtgggatggggacaggacccccatgggacatgggacaggacccccatggggacagggacgtgggatggggacaggacccccatgggacatgggacaggacccccatggggacaggggcgtgggatggggacaggacccccatgggacatgggatggggacaggacccccatggggacaaggacaggaccccatgggacatgggatggggacaggacccccatggggacaggggcgtgtgatggggacaggacccccatgGGACATGGGACAGGACCCCCATGGGACACACAGCGGGGACaggacatgggatggggacaggaccccatggggacaggggcgtgtgatggggacaggaccccaTGGGACATGGGACAGGACCCCCATGAGGAcagggacatgggatggggacaggacccccatgggacataggatggggacaggacccccatggggacagggacatgtgatggggacaggacccccatgggacatgggatggggacaggacccccatggggacaaggacaggaccccatgggacatgggatggggacaggaccccatggggacagggacgtgtgatggggacaggacccccatggggacagggacatgggatggggacaggacccccatgGGACACGCAGCAGGGACAGGACCCCTGGGACAGGGCTGCACGATTGGGAAGGGACCCGTGGGGACAGGGGCGAGTGACAGGGATGGGACCCCAGGGGACATGCCGGGGgggaggggaccccccccagggatgggaACGCCAAGGCCGGGCACGGGCACGGCCCCCgtatccccgtgtcccccccgtatccccatgtccccccccgtgtccccatgtccccctcgtatccctgggtcccccccgggtccctgggtcccccccatatccccatgtcccccccgtatccccatgtcccccccgtgtccccatgtccccctcgtatccctgggtcccccccgtatccccgtgtcccccccgtatccccatgtccccctcgtATCCCTGGGTTCCCCCCgggtccctgggtcccccccgtatccccatgtccccgtgtcccccccgtgtccccgggtcccccccgggtcccccccgggtCACCTCCGCAGGGCAGCCCCTCGTGGCGCTCGCAGCCGCTGCTGTCGCACTGGCAGAGGGTCCCGCTCAGCCCGGGGGGGCACTCGCAGGCGCCGCAGACGCACCGGCCCCTCCCGCTGCAGGGGGGCCCCGTGCTGTtggggggccggcagcccccccccgccgcctccgtCGCCCCCTCGCACTcgcaccgccggccccgccggccccccgggcacctgggggggggggcagccatGGTGGGCCCCAcggaccccccaccctgcccccccagcccacccccttgtcccccatcctgccacccccagccccccaacacaACCCATggacccccccctgccccacagcccccccccatgGACCCGACCCCCCCCACCTCATTGCCTCCCCAtggacccccaccctgccccacggacccccaccctgtccccccaccccacccccttgccccccatcctgccccccctcagccccccaatACAACCCATgga
The sequence above is a segment of the Calonectris borealis unplaced genomic scaffold, bCalBor7.hap1.2 HAP1_SCAFFOLD_366, whole genome shotgun sequence genome. Coding sequences within it:
- the LOC142077651 gene encoding zinc finger protein 740-like — its product is ALRQDAEKSRSRKEEETAEASQPKKSIKKRRKRVAGAEGPSRSSRRGSRLGSQVVVIEQNGSFQLRIPKNFICEHCYGAFRSSYHLKRHILIHTGEKPFECDVCDMRFIQKYHLERHKRVHSGEKPYQCERCMQSFSRTDRLLRHKRMCQGCQTKTPDSQLLL
- the LOC142077650 gene encoding integrin beta-7-like; the encoded protein is MQARARARLPAKTPAPARARARSEAKARAPQKRVPPQERIGWRPVTRLLVFASDDAFHTAGDGKLGGIVTPSDARCHLDASGVYAKSHLYDYPSVGHLAQVLSAANIQPIFAVTGPTLPIYQELSRLIPKSVVGELREDSSNVVQLIADAYNSLLSTVELQHSPLPPGISLSYQSHCGGPPGPPRPHGGVCTGVRVNQEVTFTVRVRAGACLGSRQRVGLRVLGFTEELSLELGTLCGCSCTHHQPQAPLCHGGTLLCGVCRCPGGRRGRRCECEGATEAAGGGCRPPNSTGPPCSGRGRCVCGACECPPGLSGTLCQCDSSGCERHEGLPCGGPQRGECVCGTCRCREGFGGSGCGCPLGRGGCLRRGRECSGHGRCVCGSCLCQPGYLGPLCARCPSCRTPCQRLRDCADCGAFGRGPLRGNCTRACTHVTARVLPAPPPDPRAWCREKTEDGRVLLFLIEGGGEEEEEEEEGREVTLTVWAEEAGEGSVAGLVAGLVAGLVALGLLVLGLGRLSLELHDRREYRRFQRERQRARWNENNPLFKSATTTTVNPRYLPE